The DNA region TTTAAATCTGTTTTGAAGGATGTGGAAGAGTTAGCGTGAGAAGAGGTTAGATCAGTAGCTCATTTCAGGCCAAAGCTCAGATGGGCAAGGGTCTGCTGCCTTGAGGAACAGTGGAAGATGCCCTGTGTCAAAACCACAGGATGCCGAAGAAGGTATACAAATAAATGGCTGATAAGCACTGGAAAAGCATCCTCAGCCactgggaaatgcaaatcaaaaccatactgAGATACCAGCTCACTGATGCCACTAGgatgacaataataaaaaagGCCGATAACAGCAAGCCTTGGGGTAATCTGAGCCCTCACTCATCACTAGTGGGGGTGTAAGACGGTGCAGCCACTTTcgaacagtctggcagttccttaAACACAGTTATCCTGTGATCCAGCAATTACACTCCTGGACCTCtcccaagagaagtgaaaacatatgtccatacaaaaCTAGTACACAAGTattctttaacagctgaaaagtaaaaacaacccaaatgaccATCAATTGGTGAGtggataaaatggaatattatacaaccTTACAAAAACCCTATTGATATATGCTAcaaaatggatgaacctagagcacTAGACACCTACTGTATGATCCCATTCACATGAAATGTCCATTACAGGCAtatctacagagacagaaaacagatgagaGGCTGCCTACAGATGGGGGCATGGGGAGTGCCTGCTAAGAGGTATGAGGTTTCTTTCtggagtgataaaaatgttctaaaattacatTGTGGTAATAGGTTCACAACTCTGAatgtactaaaaaccactgaatttgtATAGTTTAATAAATGGATGTGAATTATTCACTATTTCAATAAAGCCATTAAACAAAGCAACCAAGCATGGGATGCCAGGGAGGGGCTGAGAAGGAGGGGCTGGGAAGAGATGCTTCTAAAGGCGGGACTGTGTTTTCTTCTGGGGATGAGTGAAGCTGGTTGAGAACAGGCTGGGGAGGAGACTGGAGAAAGCTCCAGTCAGCTGAGGCCAGCAGGGGGCTCCAGTGGAAACACAGCCTGGAGCAGAGAGACCACCCAGACAAGACTCGGAGAGGGAGACTTGCCAGGGCTGGGGGCTTTATGACACGTGTGTGCTTGCAGGTAGACAGAAATCCACGGCCCTGTGCTCCCCCTGCCAGCCTCCCTCCTGCAACCAACACCCGCGTCCCAGGGGAGAGGCAGTGATGtcactgggggagggagggaaagggaggtTGTGGCAGAGGCAGTTGGCATGGAGATGGTGTCTCTGGGAACCAGGTAACCACCACCAGAGGTGGGAGGCGGGGTGGCTGTGACTCTGTGATTAGAACCAACCACAGCCCCTCCGTGTCCCTGGCAGCAATTGCCGCGCTACCATTTCCGGACACTTAGCTTGGGCCTTGTCCGCTCTGCTTCACCTGTACTGTTGTGTGTCCCTGCTAAGTCGCGGCCCATTCTCtggcaaccctacggactgtagcccgccaggctcctttgtccatgggatttcccagatcagaatactggagtgggttgccatttcctcctccaggggatcttcctgacttagggaccgaacccacatttcctgcattggcaggtagattctttaccattcagtcacctgggaaaccctgaccTGTACTGACTACAACCCAAAGAGCAGAACCACCAGCGTTTCCATCTTACAGACAGGCAAGCTGAAGGCAAGAGAACTTCAGTAACTCGCCCAGAGTCGCCCAGGCGGTAGCACTGAATGAGGCCGCCCAGAGCTGAACTGGGGCCTCAGGAGCCTCTCCAGACGGACCTTTTCCACCACCACGCAATGCTCCCTCTATTGCTACATCCAGTACCCCTTCCTGCTCCCTGACGACATTCCAGGCCATCTCGTCACCTTCCAGACTAGTTCAGTGGTTCGGGTTTCACTCTCAAATCCAGTTCAGTGCTGTCCGTTTCCCCACTGCAGGCTGGACACCTAGAGACCTTGAGGGAAGGGGAGCCTACTCCTGCTCTGGGTGGGAGTGGGCAGGAGAAGGACAAAAGACTCCTCAGCAAATCTAACAGGTCTGAGGTCCAGGGCCCTGCTGGCCCGCAGATACCCCCACGGGGCCATCCTCACGGGTCTGTGACGCTTCCCCGCTGAGCTCCCCTGCCCCGGCCTCCACCCTGGCTCCCCCCGTGACTGGCCATCCAGCAGTGCCGGCTGCCTTCTCTCGGCCTCACTCCTTTCCTCTGAGCTCGAAGACCCCAGGGCGGGGTACAGGTggcccccacgcccacccccatTGGGCAGGACGAGGCTGTCTGCTGAGAGAGGGATGAGCAGCCCTGACAGCCGCCGGGCGCTCTCCTGCTGGGCACCAACAACTCCACGGATACACGGGGCAAGGCCACGCGGGCCACTGGATCACGGCGCAGCTCAACACAGACCAGAGCACAAACGCTGTCCAAAGCACAAAAATGACCCAACACCACCCTCCTGACTCAGAGCTGACAGCCGCTTCTTCATTCAGCATGGCACTGGCTCCACGGATAACCAACACTGGTCACAGATGTGACCCTGCTCCCTGCTGGCCTCTGATCCAGAGTGAAACCCACCTCCCTGAACCCTCCCCAGTcactcagcccagcccagcccctagAAGTCCCCTTGACCACAGCCCCTTCCTGAGATGCCCCATGGGCCCCCAAGGTGGGCACCCCAACTGCAACAAGCAGGAAACCCAAAGTTTAACTACACGTGTCCGTGGTGGCAGCTGGTTGGGGGTACGGACGGCTGACGGAGGCCTCCAAGCCTCCTAGATGACTCCAGAGACCCCTTTCCCTGCTCTCCACAAACACTGCCCTCCACGACTTTACACAGGACCCAGCAGCGTCTGAATGAGGCTGGCACTCTTTCAATCTGGGTCAGGCAGGCCGGTGGTGGTGACCCTGCCCTGAGGAATTTTCAGTGTCTTTTGTTCTCTGCCCTGGCAGAGGAGGACATATTTTTGGGGTGTGTGACGGGGCGACTCTGCACGCAAAGGCCAGGGAGGGCCCTTGGCCCCCACTTCTCCACACTCGCAGTTCACTGGGGTTTCTGTGATTCACGAACCTTTTAAAACTTGGACCTTGTAGAAAGGTCTAGGTTTCTCATTTCTGTAAAGCCTGAAGCTCCGCACCACCAGGCTGGCACGTGTGCCCACGGGGATGGCGTCGTCCGAGGCCTTCCTGCACTCTCTTGGGTCCTCCACTCTGCTCCTGTCCCTGTTCCACTGATGCGGAACATGGGGAGAAGCGAGTGTCCTAAGGGCCAGGGTACTGTGTTGCCAATTACCTTCAGTTTGCCCTGACCAGTCTCTGCACACACGTGATGGAGGGGCATCCCAGGGCTGGCAGCCTGTAgctctgaggaaactgaggctctgagagggagGTGTGGTTGGGATGGCTATGTCCCCATCCTAATCCTTAGCATCTGTATGTTACCCTATATGGCCAAAGGGACTTCACAGACGTTATACTCAGGACCTTGAGATGAAGACACTATTCTGGGTTATTGGGGTGTGCCCCAGAGTGCTCACAAGGGCCCAAAGGCAAGaaaatggattctcccctagagccttgaGAACAGGAGTCCCCAACCCCTGCGCCATGGACTTGTACCAggctgtggcctgttaggaagcAGGCTGCAGAGCGGGAGATGAGGGGTTGTTCTCCACGAAACccgtccctggtgccaaaaagactgGGGATCACTGTTTCAGAAAAACCCTTTttagacttccagtctccagaagggaaagggaatcGATGTGTGTTGTCTGAAGCCACCAAGAGAAGGGGCTTTGGAGGACTCTGAGCCGCCAGGCCACGCGGCAGACCTGTGCTGCGTGCCTGGCCCCTGCACTGCCCTTTCCCCAGCTGAACTGGCCTTGGCCTTCCTGTCCCTGTTTGCCAGGACGCCCACTCCCAACCCTTGCTCCTGGCCTGCATGATCTAGACAGCTGCCCAAGGTCCTCTTCAGGGAACACAGAATTGAATTCCCCAGTTTCTGCCCCTCAGCAACTCATTCTTAAAGGAACtgatttgagggcttccctggtggctcagcggtaaagaatccgcctgccgatgcaggagacacaggttcaatccctggtctaggaagatcccacatgccctggagcaactaggcccactcgccccaattactgagcccacacgccccagagcccatgctcctcaacaagagaagccactgcaacgagaaaccCACGCCCTCCAACAAAGGCCCAGCAAAGCCAGAAAAGGAACtgatgtgggacttccctggtggtccggggtTGGGACTCTGCTCCCGCCGCAGGGGGTGGGGCGTGGGTTCAGTCctcggttggggaactaacaggCTGCATGTTTCGTGGCGCAGCCAGGAAAAAAAGTTTCGATGCCTCGTGAGGCCGCAGCAGAGGGCTGGGGGCTGTGAGGAACAATTCCTGGGAATGAGGAGGGTCCTGACTCACGCTCTAAGTGCTCAGGGAAACAGGTACACAGACGTCTGCCTTCGAGGGGCTCTGAAAGCAGACCGAAGTGTGGTAGGAATAGGAAGAGAAACGACCACGGGCTGGCCGTGAGTAAGTGCTGGGCTTTACCTACAGCATTTCACATAATCCCCTCAGTACCCAAGCCTTGGAGAGAAATAACGCTCATACTTAGGCAGGCAGACCCCTTTCTAGAAATTTTACatacatttacatatttaatcctcacaataagcCTATGAGGTGGGTgatcttatccccattttatggatgaagaaactgagtcacaCAGAGAGAAGATGCCACCTGCTGAGGGTCAAAGAAGCAGCGGACTTGGGATGTGAATCTAGCAGGCTGGCTCCAGAGACAATGCTCTGAGCCACCTTTCCCCTGATCAAAAGGCCAAGGAGCCACCAGAGCCACTTCTAAGAACGAAGCAGAGGCCCAGCAGTCAGGGCCACGACGGCACCCTTGGCCAGGATCAGGTGACATGTGTGCGGGACTGAAACCTGGGTCCATCTGATGGAGACCCAGTGCTTCTCCCATCACACCAGGCTGTCATCTTGATTGGGAAAGCAGCGGGTTCTGCCATAGAACAGGCAAGGAGAGCCTCCTATGGGGCATGGGGCTTGGAGAAGGGCAGGTGACAACCACCAGAATTTGGCAGTAGTAAGCAGCAGCAGACATGAGGTGAAGGTCCAGGTCCAGCTGCCTCCCAGCAGGCTATGTCCTGAGCTGGGGGTCAGGGACCCCACATGTCTGAGAGGAGACAGGCTCTCCCTGGGGCCTGCAGGCCTTTGGAAGGTGTGCGGCAGGGGCTGGGCTCTAACCAGCAGTGTGGCCCTGCACAATTCCTCTCGCCCCTCTGGGCCTCCGCCTTGCCCCCTGCGAGCCCCTTGGGTCAGCCTCTGTGATCTGAGCCCCGTTCTGGCATCGAGCCTGATTCCCAGGCTTCTGCACaggctctccttcctcctccctaaTCCCCTCCCTTACTGGACTGGGGCGTCTCCCCAATCCAGGGCTTCCTAACCGTTGCCAGGTGTGCAGCCGGCCCCCAGAGAacccccccactccccctccccatcAAAGAGCCAGGGTGACGCAACCTCCCTGCAACTGCCACCTCACTCCCCAAGCCTGGCTCCTCCGCAATGAAAAAGAGTCCCCAGCAGCCCCACCCAGGCTCCCAGCCTCAGCTCAGGAGCTGAAGGGCCGGGGGGCAGCTGGACCCCAAGTATGTGGCCAAGCTGGGGGAGGCGGAGTCATCTGAGTCCCGGGAGGACCATGGATCCAGAtgaggggtgggtgtggggagatGGCGCAGGGTGCCAACACCTGGGCTCACAAGCACCACTGATGACCCACTGCCCAGAAGCTGAATAGGCTGGCAAGGGCTAGGAGCTCAGAGTGCTTGCTGGCACCCGCTCTGCAGGGCTGAGTCAGGCCGCGTGGGCAGGGTGACTGGCACCAGGACTCAATTCTGTGGGACCCagctggagagagaaagaggcacaTGGGGCAGGGACCGCCCGGCCAGGGTCTTCTCAGTCAGCAAACTGCAAGCAACTGGTATATTAACAAACTATCTGACCTGACCACCCTCTCAAAACCCCAGAGTCCCagtctatgctgctgctgctgctaagtcgcttcagttgtgtccgactctgtacgacctcagggacagcagcccaccaggctcccctgtccttgaggttctccaggcaagaacactggagtgggtggccatttccttctccaatgcatgcatgcatgcatgctaagtcgcttcagttgtgtccaactctgtgcgaccctatggacagcagcctatcaggctcctccgtccacaggattctctaggcaagaatactggagtgggttgccatttccttctccgagtcCCAGTCTATGAGACAAAACCAAATAGAGGAACAGTCCACAGAATATCCAACCTGCACTCTTCAGAAACATCAAGGTCACAGGAGACAAGAAAAGTCTGAAACGCCTTGACAGACCAGAGGTTGCTGAGGAGACGTGAAAACTAAGTGTAATTCGGCATCCTGGGGGGATCCTGAAACAAAGGAAGGGGTTAGGGAACAACAGGTGAAATCAGAAGATAGGGTGGGCGAGGGGGTAGGTCACAGAAAGACTAGCATTGCCTCCTGAGTTGTGACAAACACACCAGTATAACACAAGATGCCCACGGTGGGGAGACTGTGTGAGGGGTTCCTCGGGAACTCTCTATATTGTCTTTGCTGCTTTGTGGTCAATCtacaattattccaaaataaaaagtttatttaaagaaaaattacctAGTCTACCAGTTATAATCTAGAAGGTCTTCTGATAAAGAGAAGACTGGGGGATGACTGTGCCCCCCTGCTGCCAGTGGCCTGTCCAATGGTCTCCCCCAATCCCACCTCCTAGTACTCAACACGGAGGAGTCAGTCCTTACTTCTTACTTAAAAGACCTTTAGAAGCACTACTGCTGGGCACTGGAGATAAAACATATCCACCTTAATAACAACAATGAATCCCTTATGTAACACCTCACTCTGGGCCAGGCACTAGTCCAAGGGCACCTGACCtggattaattcatttaatcctcaaaacaatacTAAGAAATAAGTACTGTTGATGGCCACACACGTTGGCCATTAGCACGTTTCTATTAACTCCATATTTGATTCTGGAACTATTAATGGAAAGCAAGACACATGGAGGGAAATTGCCAGTAAGCTAGTAAGCCAGGTGTAGTCAAGGGTTGAATCCAACAACTTGGCTCCAGAGTCCGCGCTCTTAACCATTACTGTTTCCTTGGTAAAAACAGCCCCTATAGGGCAAGAGCTGAAATACAAGCAGAGTGGATAAAGTAATCTAAGAGAATGTGGTCAGATCCCAAGAAAGACTTCCTGTATGCAAGAGTAGCCTGTACTAGGGATGCAGTATACAATAAACCTAATTAATACTACCACATGTTGTGTATGAAAGCTGTTACacgagtaaatcctaagagttctcatcacaaggaaaacagatgtatttttttctatttcttcagttTTGTATGTGTAGGAGATAATAGATGTTCACTACACTTAGTAATCAATTTATGAGGTATGTTCaatcaaatcactatgctgtacgcCTTAAGCTTACACAGTGCTACAAGTCAATCATATCCCAAtaaatctggaagaaaaaaaaaagggcacctgaacttgaaggaagaaaaaaagaaaaaaaagcctgcATGTCTTCATTCTCAGATAACTCTCAAGATCAAGGTCCCCTGCCTTCTCTGGATCCTGATTCAGTCTCATAAGCACTCGGAAAAGCTCAAGTCCCGGTGTAACGTCCTGCTGTGGATGAACGGAGGTGGATAAAGGACGGGTTTCTACAGCACAGGAAAGACCCACAACCACTTGGGTTGGGAGGGTCCAGCGCACCAGGAGGGGATGACCAGGAAGTCCCATCTCTTTGAGCAATGGATTACAGATCTTCCTATTTCTGGCAGACCTGCATGACTGatagtgggggggtgggggagctgaggTAGAGGACAATCTGAAAGGGAGTCTAGGTGGGGGGTATGGACAAAAGAAGGAACCAACTGGCCTGAAAGGAATGCTGAGGATAAGCGTTGAGGATAGGTGGgcaggagacagagaaaagatAATAAGCCTGAGGGCGATAACTGACTCCCTGCAACAAGATGGGGCTAAGCGTCCATGTTGTGAATGGGAAAGGGCGGGGATGGCTGGGAATTACCTTGGAGGAGGTAAAGGAGACACAAGGATCGCCTTTTAGCAAGTGTTGGATGGTCTAGCGTCTGGGATTCCTGCCAGGGGGGTTGGAAGGGGTGACACCGGGCCCCAGGATTCCTTCCTGCTCACAATACGAGGTTGAGCGAGCATGTATTAAGTGGGATCTCAGTTTCACAGGCGTCGACTTACTTGATTCTCACTAATGACCCCACCAGGTAGAGTTGATTATTCTCCGCATTTTACAGATAGTCCCCTATCTAGGCTGCTAGAGAATTCAGGTCATTTGCCCAAGGCCACCTTCGCCGGCCTGTGATTTGAATAGAGCGCGCTCTGTGACTCACGCCAGGTTCTAAGCCACAGGAAAGGTTCTCAGAGTGGTACGGCAGTTGAAGAATGAAGAGAGTAGCATGTGGCTGGCCGGAAATTCGCGAAgcaggggaaaggaaaggagaaatgaacTGGCGCGAGTGTCGGGGAAGAGGGGTTACCGGGTCACCAGAATCAGAGGGAGCAGAGGACCGGATCCCAGAGTCAGAGAGAAGGGTGGGTCAGAACCCCCGGATTAGGGAGAAAAGCGGGGCTAGATCCACGGGTCAGGGGAAGGAGAGACCTGAACCCCCGGGATCGAAAACCGGGATCCGATTCCCGAGGGTAGGGGTGCAGGCCCGCCTCCGGGTTGGGGCCacgcggggcggggcgcggaagGATCCGCGCAGGCAGTGCTGCGCCGTCCGCCGTATATCTGTGCCCAGTCCCGGGGGCCGCCTCATTCCCCATCCTCAGATCACGGTCTTTCCTCACGCTACCGCCACGCCGCCTCCGCCCGCGTATCCTCGGCCATGGCTCTGTAGCCGCGACCCCTCTGTGCCCCCGGCCAGTCTCCGCGCTCACCGCGCCTGCGCTCTCCgctcctgccttctctcttcaGCCGAGGCCGCCGCCGCCTCTTCTTTGCGCAGCCATGGAGTGAGTAACCGCTCGCCCCTCCCTCTCCAACCGCCTTTCCCGCCCTTTCGAAGCTCGCGGCCCTCGCGACTGagtctgggggaggggtggggagactgAGGGATCACGGTCGCGCAGGCGCAGAAGAGGGAAGACGCGCGTTCTCGCGCGACGGAGCATGCGCACTCGGGCGGGTGCGTTCTTCCAGACAATTGGTGTTTAAAGAAGATAGCCCACGTGCGTGTGCGCCTGCGCACTAGTTCCCAGACACGGTGgcctcccccccgccccgaccGTCTGCGAGCGATTGCTCATGCGCAGCTTGCCCACCTGAGGCTGTATTTTTGCGCAAAGGGCGGGCATTAAGCAGCTGCACAGGCACACTGGGCCCCATGAGGGCGGTGGCTAGAGGGAGCTATGGCGCGGCTCCGGAGATGGCGCATGCGCTGTAGCCTTCAGCGAGAGAGCCGCCTCCCACTTTGCTCAGGCGCAGAGCTCATCTTCTCTCCCTTTCATTTAGGCACGTGCTGGGGCGGGGACTGGTTTAGATTGACAGGGGAGAAGGCGGGGATTAAAAACGACTGGTTTAGGGGGCGGAGCTAGGGTAAGAGGCGTCGCCGAGGACGGGGTTGGGGCGGGGTTACCCATTGTGGAAGGGGCGGGGCTAACAAAACCTTTTGCTGAGGGGGGGGTGGGGTTTCTGCTTGAGAAAGAGGCGGGGCCTCTGGGGAATCTTCAGGGAGAGGTGGAGCTAAAGTAAACCGTGGGGGTGGGACTTCGAGAGACAGTGGCAAGCAGCCCCAAAATTCAAAGGGAGGACGGCGATTTGAACGGATAACTTTGACGACCGGGCGGGACAAGGGGGAATTCCCATGGGAACAGATTTGAGCTGGACTCTAGGGAGGGTGTGGGGCCTAAAAGTTATATTTTAGAGGAAGAGGTGTGACTGGAAGAAAATTCCCCTGGGATTGAgcgtggtgtttttttttttttttaatgaaagggaATATTACAGGATAAGTGGGAAGGACTTTAAGGAAATTCCCTTGGGAGACCATTAGGTTTCTGTATTGGAAGGATTGGGTCTTGGGAATTCTGAGAAATAAGCCAAGCGTAAAGAGAATTCCCTTGGGAGTGGGTGGGGCTCAGATACGAGGAAAGGACAGGTTTAGAATTCTGAAAGggtctgggggtggggttggCTTGGTTTCCCTGTGCCTTTGGCAACAGTAGGTGAGGCTGATCCTGACCCACTCACTTTCGGTGTCACACTTGTAGGTCCTCCACTTTTGCCTTGGTGCCTGTCTTCGCCCAGCTGAGCAACCTCCAGAGCCTCCTCCCAGCTGTTGGTGCAGCGTCTTCCATTGCCATCGGTGCCCCGCGCCCGTGCTGCAGCCATGTCACTCCTGGCGACCCTGGGGCTGGAGCTGGACAGGACCCTGCTCCCAGCTAGTGGGCTGGGCTGGCTCGTAGACTATGGGAAACtccccctggcccctgccccccTGGGCCCCTATGAGGTCCTTGGGGGAGCCCTGGAGGGCGGGCTTCCAGGGGGGGGAGAGCCCCTGGCAGGTAAGAGCAGGTGAAGAATGGAATTGGGGTGAGCTGgcgggagaggggagaagaaagaattcattcatttgataaatatttaatgagtaccTATAATAGGGCTTCCCCAATGACCTGACTTGACCTGGCTCAGCaggtcaagaatctgcttgcaagtcaggagacacaggagacataggttcaatccctgggttgggaagaaactctgaagaaggaagtggcaacccactccagtattcttgcctggaaaatcccatagatagaggagcctggtgggctacagtatatggggtcacaaaaagttggacatggctgaacaactaagcaacaacaacagcataatatgtcaggcactgttttaggGGATACAGCTGGGAACAAGACTGACATGATCCCTGCCTTCTTGGAGCGCACACTCTTCACTGGGGAGATACGCAAGAgacaaattaaaatatgcatgGGAATAAGTGGGAAACACTTAGCTGAGTTTAAAAAtggcaatgagaaaaaaaaaaataaaaatgacaacgagGACAAGTTTGGCGGGGGGAGCCAAGAAGCCCTCTCCCAGTCAGTAACATTTTGGCTGAGACCTAAGGAGTGGTAAGGAATGACCTGTAAAAAGATCCAAGGGGAGAGCTTTTCAGGTGCAGGAAACAGCACAAGCAGAGCCCCTGAAGCaggaattatttcattcattgcGGACATCGGTGCtaagtcaccaagttgtgtctgactcattgccctatggactgtagtccaccggctcctctctctgttcatggtattctccaggcgagaataccggagtgggttgccattccctcctccaggagatattcatgaccctgggattgaacctgcatctcttacatttcccgtgttggcaggtgggttcttaacttctagcaccacctgggaagcccattttattcattggtggtggtttagtcgctaagttgtgtctgactcttgcgaccccatgaactgtagcccaccaggctcctctgtccatgggatttcccaggcaagaatactggagcaggttgccatttcctccttcaggggatcttcccgacccaggaggtctcctgcattgcgggcagattcttcaccaactgagctatgagggaagtgtATCCCAAATGCTTGGTGCATAGTGGGATTGCAGTAGTTAAAGATGAAACAGGGTGTGTTTACATGTGATCTCGTTTGCCATTTATGAATAAACCAGAGAGTAAATCAAGAAACCAGAGATGCAGGGTAATCAGTAAGGAGGATGTTGGAACAGTTGAAGAAATGGCTGGTTGACTGTTTTGTCATTTGGATCATTGATGGTTGGTTGGTTAACGGGTTGGTTAGATGTTTGGTttattggttggttggttggctaATCTGTTAACTGGTTTGATGATTTGTTGATTGGTTGGTtgactggctggctggctgggggTTTAACTCAATGAATGGGATGAatgagttgggcatgactgagatcTGGTTGGGTGGAGGATTAGGAAATCAAGGAGTTTTCTGTCCCTCTGCAATCCTCCAGGAGATGGCTTCTCTGACTGGATGACCGAACGGGTCGACTTTACAGCCCTGCTCCCTCTGGAGCCCCCCATGCCCTCAGgtgccctccccccaccttccccacccccacctgaccTGGAAGCTATGGCTTCCCTGCTCAAGAAGGAGCTGGAGCAGATGGAAGACTACTTCCTCGATGCCCCTCTGCTCCCACCATCCTCCCCAcctccgccgccgcccccgcccccgccggcaccttccctccctctccccctaccCCTGCCCACCTTtgacctcccccagccccctgccctggaCACCCTCGACTTGCTGGCCATCTACTGCCGCGGTGAGGCCGGGCAGGGGGACTCGGGGTTGGCGCCCCTGCCTCCACCTCCGcaagccccgcccccgccccggcccgccccCTACCCCAGTCCTGCGACCAGCCGAGGAGACCGCAAGCAAAAGAAGCGAGACCAGAACAAGTCCGCGGCTCTGAGGTACCGCCAGAGGAAGCGTGCAGAGGGCGAGGCCCTGGAGGGCGaatgccaggggctggaggcgCGGAACCGGGAGCTGAGGGAGAGGGCGGAGTCGGTGGAGCGGGAGATCCAGTATGTCAAGGATCTGCTTATCGAAGTGTACAAGGCTCGGAGCCAGAGGACCAGGAACAGCTAGCCGGGCGGGGGCTTCGGGCTGTCGGGGGCGCTGGTCTTCGGCGCTGGTCTTCGGCACCGGGGCGGAGCGGGGAGGGTCCCCAGTCATCCCCCTGCCTCCAGCTTCCTTCCaaaccctccctccccctcctctccctctctccccctccccttttaTTCTTGCCTTCCCTtcccgcccccccctccccccccccggaATCATGAGACGTTTGGCATGAGTCAGCATTTACACCCTTCAAGTAACATCTGAGGAACAGAGGCCCATGGGGAATTTGGGAGGCAGGGGAGAGCTTGGAAAACCGGTCTCTCAAGCAGGGAAGTGAGCCCAGGAAGCCCTGCAGAACGTCTGTGCAAAGGAGAACAGGGAAGCCATCTGGAGACCAAGTCAGGGAGGGCTCAAAGAAAGGTGCCCAAGGAATGAGCAAAACAAGCCAAGTGACCTTGGGAACTACATTTGGAGGTGGAGCCAAGAGGTAGCCGACTTGGCAGAGCAGGTGCATATTTGGGGGGTCTGGGGGAGTGGCGGTAATGG from Cervus elaphus chromosome 4, mCerEla1.1, whole genome shotgun sequence includes:
- the ATF5 gene encoding cyclic AMP-dependent transcription factor ATF-5, which codes for MSLLATLGLELDRTLLPASGLGWLVDYGKLPLAPAPLGPYEVLGGALEGGLPGGGEPLAGDGFSDWMTERVDFTALLPLEPPMPSGALPPPSPPPPDLEAMASLLKKELEQMEDYFLDAPLLPPSSPPPPPPPPPPAPSLPLPLPLPTFDLPQPPALDTLDLLAIYCRGEAGQGDSGLAPLPPPPQAPPPPRPAPYPSPATSRGDRKQKKRDQNKSAALRYRQRKRAEGEALEGECQGLEARNRELRERAESVEREIQYVKDLLIEVYKARSQRTRNS